The genomic interval ACGGTGCTGAGACAGACATAACTCCCGAGGGCCGGTCTGGCGATTAAGGGGGTTAAACGGCGCTGGGGAGGGAAAAATTCTTGAGGCCGGTCTGGTTACTAAGGTGAGGGTAAGTGGCGGTTAATAGGATAGTGTCCGCCATGAAAAGTGTAGATCTATCTGAATCACCAGTGTGGGTGATTTTCGACCACAATCTTAAACCAAATATAAATTCTATGATTTTAAGATATGCGCGCTATCGGAATATCACTCCACCGGGTGGTGTATGCAGGAAAAAGCATCTCTCTCTTCATTTGCCATTCCGGTGCAATCCCCCTGCCGGCAAACCATACCTTACCCATCCCAGAATGATTAATCTGATCCAGCACTTTCATTAGCTGATCGCTATCGGCATGGGGCTGAACTTCATCGAACAGATTCAGCTGTGATATGCCCGTCGGTGTAAAATCATTAAGCATAATTCCTGCTTTTGCAAATCGATGCCCCTCTCGCCAGATTCGATCAAGGGCTTTCATCGCTGCAGCAATAATGTCTCTTGTATCACGAGTAGGCGTCAGTAACTTTTCACTGGCTACATTCCCATAGTAGGGTTCGTTAATAGCGAAAGGCGATGTTTTGACGAACACCGAAATATGGCGGCAGTACTGACGCTCTCCACGGAGCTTTTCTGCAGCGCGCTCTGCGTACTGACATACTGCCTGTCTCATCGACTCATACGTTGTAATTCGCTCTCCGAACGATCTGCTGCAGATGATTTGCTGTTTAGCCGGTGGAGCTTCTTCCAGACTGATGCAGGATTCGCCGTTAAGCTCTCTGGCCGTACGCTCAAGAACAACGGAGAAGTTGCGCCGTATAAAAGAGGGATTCGCCTGTGCCAGCTGCAGTGCTGTGGTGATCCCCATTGTGGCCAGCTTTTTCGCTATACGATTTCCTACACCCCAGACTTCCGCTACAGGTTGCAACGATAACAGCTTCTCGGTACGGCGACGGTTATTCGGTGTTAAGACCAGAACACCACGAAACTGTGGCCATTCCTTAGAAGCCCACTGGGCGCTTTTAGCTAACGTTTTGCTGGGACCACCTCCAACTCCAATCGTCAGACCGGTCCCGGATTTGACGTGTTCGCGCAGCTGATGTCCAAACACCTCATAGTCTATACAGCTGTCAATACCACTGATGTCGAGAAACATTTCATCAATCGAATATTGCTCCACTCGGGGGGCCATTTCTTCAATATGGGCCATGACTCTGTTAGACAGGCTCGCATAAAGCTCATAATTACTGGAAAAAACATGAACCTTTTCCGTGAGCTGGGCATGTTTAAGCTGGAACCACGGCATTCCCATTTTTATATTTTGTAGCTTTGCGGGCCCGTTCCTGGCAATTACACAGCCATCGTTGTTGCTCAAAACGACGATGGGTTTGCCGCGTAAGTCAGGCCGGAAAACGCTTTCGCAGGAGGCGTAAAAACTGTTTACGTCGGCAAGAGCGAACATCAGCCTGCATTCCGGGTTTTATGAATGAACGACATCACCACACCAAAAACCTGCAGATGTTCTGGATCAGGGTAAAGGGTAGGGTAGGCAGGGTTCATCGGTTGCAGGGCCAGCTGAGGAGTCAGCAACAGTCTCTTAACTGTGAATTCACCGTCAATTTCAGCGATGACGATATCCCCATGCATTGCCCGCTCCGCTTTATCCACGATCATCAAATCACCACTGTGCAGCCCAAGATCATTCATTGAGTCACCCAGGGCCCGGACAAAGTACGTGGAGCTGCGCCGCCGGATACAGTAGTCGTTCAGATCGAGTTCTGCTTCGGTGTAATCGGCAGCCGGCGACGGGAAGCCGGCCGGGCAGCACTCTGTATAGAGTGGTGCAGTTTGGGTTTCCGGAGTGGATGTCGGTGTGATGAATCGCAGCATAGTCAACCTTCAAAATATTACTGTTTATTTATCCAGTATATCAGGGCGTAGAGATTATTC from Lelliottia sp. JS-SCA-14 carries:
- a CDS encoding Y-family DNA polymerase, which translates into the protein MFALADVNSFYASCESVFRPDLRGKPIVVLSNNDGCVIARNGPAKLQNIKMGMPWFQLKHAQLTEKVHVFSSNYELYASLSNRVMAHIEEMAPRVEQYSIDEMFLDISGIDSCIDYEVFGHQLREHVKSGTGLTIGVGGGPSKTLAKSAQWASKEWPQFRGVLVLTPNNRRRTEKLLSLQPVAEVWGVGNRIAKKLATMGITTALQLAQANPSFIRRNFSVVLERTARELNGESCISLEEAPPAKQQIICSRSFGERITTYESMRQAVCQYAERAAEKLRGERQYCRHISVFVKTSPFAINEPYYGNVASEKLLTPTRDTRDIIAAAMKALDRIWREGHRFAKAGIMLNDFTPTGISQLNLFDEVQPHADSDQLMKVLDQINHSGMGKVWFAGRGIAPEWQMKREMLFPAYTTRWSDIPIARIS
- the umuD gene encoding translesion error-prone DNA polymerase V autoproteolytic subunit, with protein sequence MLRFITPTSTPETQTAPLYTECCPAGFPSPAADYTEAELDLNDYCIRRRSSTYFVRALGDSMNDLGLHSGDLMIVDKAERAMHGDIVIAEIDGEFTVKRLLLTPQLALQPMNPAYPTLYPDPEHLQVFGVVMSFIHKTRNAG